A region from the Aegilops tauschii subsp. strangulata cultivar AL8/78 chromosome 5, Aet v6.0, whole genome shotgun sequence genome encodes:
- the LOC109754588 gene encoding uncharacterized protein: MAARCNTPSVNLLSLLLLLSSALFVAADDNSVKDACSKAPDQQFCVAFLSGIPGSRTVDARGLAELGIRAAAKIGAAEGTAARTQLNLVTIKGPQWQCMDSCVADVEEAVSHLDVDRGKGGVTAIDDAKFNDARDYVESAEKDGLTWNCDQCRDGLTAPVKTGLLPKGNEFEKVMGAVTALIKRAGGSAAPAPAPGPS; the protein is encoded by the coding sequence ATGGCGGCGCGTTGCAACACGCCTAGTGTCAACCTCCtatccctcctcctcctcctctccagcgCCCTGTTCGTTGCCGCCGACGACAACTCCGTCAAGGACGCCTGCTCCAAGGCGCCGGACCAGCAGTTCTGCGTGGCCTTCCTGTCGGGCATCCCGGGGAGCAGGACGGTGGACGCGCGCGGGCTGGCGGAGCTGGGCATCCGCGCCGCCGCCAAGATCGGCGCCGCAGAGGGCACCGCCGCGCGCACACAGCTGAACCTGGTCACCATCAAAGGCCCGCAGTGGCAGTGCATGGACTCGTGCGTCGCCGACGTGGAGGAGGCCGTCTCCCACCTCGACGTCGACAGGGGCAAGGGCGGCGTCACCGCCATCGACGACGCCAAGTTCAACGACGCGCGCGACTACGTGGAGAGCGCCGAGAAGGACGGGCTGACGTGGAACTGCGACCAGTGCCGGGATGGCCTCACGGCGCCCGTCAAGACCGGGCTGCTACCGAAAGGCAACGAGTTCGAGAAGGTCATGGGGGCCGTCACGGCCCTCATCAAGCGGGCCGGCGGGAGcgccgcgccggcgccggcgcccgGCCCGTCCTGA